In Luteitalea sp. TBR-22, one genomic interval encodes:
- a CDS encoding CoA transferase subunit A, with product MNKQIASADEAVALIPDGASIMMGGFGLCGIPETLIAALHRRRTRDLTVISNNAGVDDFGIGILLKARQVRKMVSTYVGENKEFERQFLTRELEVELIPQGTFAERIRAGGAGIGGFFTPTGYGTVVAEGKETREIDGVHYVFESPLRADFAFVKAHLGDTHGNLVYRRTARNFNPVMATAARVTIAEVEQLVAPGDIDPDVVVTPGIYVTHVLRGGPYEKRIEKRITAQG from the coding sequence ATGAATAAGCAGATCGCGAGCGCCGACGAGGCCGTCGCCCTGATTCCTGATGGTGCCAGCATCATGATGGGCGGGTTCGGGCTCTGTGGCATTCCCGAAACCCTCATCGCCGCGCTCCATCGCCGGCGCACGCGGGACCTGACCGTGATCAGCAACAACGCCGGGGTGGACGACTTCGGCATCGGCATCCTGCTGAAGGCGCGCCAGGTGCGCAAGATGGTGAGCACCTACGTCGGCGAGAACAAGGAGTTCGAGCGCCAGTTCCTCACCAGGGAACTGGAGGTCGAGCTCATTCCGCAGGGCACGTTCGCCGAGCGCATCAGGGCGGGCGGCGCAGGGATCGGCGGCTTCTTCACGCCGACCGGCTACGGCACCGTCGTGGCGGAGGGCAAGGAGACCCGGGAGATCGACGGCGTGCACTACGTGTTCGAGTCCCCCCTGCGCGCCGACTTCGCCTTCGTGAAGGCACACCTCGGCGACACGCACGGCAATCTCGTGTACCGCCGCACCGCCCGCAATTTCAACCCGGTGATGGCGACGGCGGCGCGCGTCACGATCGCCGAGGTCGAGCAACTCGTCGCGCCCGGCGACATCGATCCGGACGTCGTCGTCACGCCCGGGATCTACGTCACGCACGTGCTGCGCGGCGGCCCGTACGAGAAGCGCATCGAGAAACGCATCACAGCACAGGGGTAG
- a CDS encoding prephenate dehydrogenase/arogenate dehydrogenase family protein: MSDPAPFDRVLLVGCGLVGGSLGLAIRAVWPEVAITVLDPAADPRVKAHFTLVSSPAAAAEADLVVLGAPVLENLRLLDAFAPYVAAPTVVTDLGSTKGAMVRHARTHAGVCFLGGHPMSGSTHSGFAHADAGLFLGRPWILTPDAESPLGPGAVGEALARLTQLVVGIGARPVVMGADEHDHVMAYVSHLPQVVSSTLMAVTGRAVTSDGLQFAGPGLVDTTRLAGSAPALWLDILATNATYVGQALDALRAALPTPDMLAGDASAMQPVLQDGRRWRTTFESQRPARPSSRLLHRPATRTFLEMRAASQVVPFAFPDVDAVVRRLDVVPGSLYRYLYREVGRPWHWIDRWDWSDARVAEHLASGGIEIWLLTVAGTPAGYFELHRTAHEVEICYFGLLPEFIGQRLGPALLTVAAREAWASQPERVWLHTCSLDHPAAVRNYQRVGFVPYRQEQYDAKIPVDREL, from the coding sequence GTGAGCGATCCGGCGCCCTTCGACCGCGTCCTGCTCGTCGGCTGCGGGCTGGTCGGCGGGTCGCTCGGACTGGCCATCCGCGCCGTGTGGCCGGAGGTGGCGATCACCGTGCTCGACCCGGCGGCCGACCCACGCGTGAAGGCGCACTTCACGCTCGTGTCGTCACCGGCCGCGGCGGCCGAGGCCGATCTCGTGGTGCTGGGCGCACCGGTGCTGGAGAACCTGCGCCTGCTCGACGCCTTCGCCCCGTACGTGGCTGCGCCGACCGTCGTCACCGATCTCGGCAGCACGAAGGGCGCGATGGTGCGGCACGCCCGGACGCACGCCGGCGTGTGCTTCCTCGGCGGGCATCCGATGTCGGGCAGCACGCACAGCGGCTTCGCGCACGCCGACGCCGGACTCTTCCTCGGTCGCCCGTGGATCCTCACGCCCGACGCCGAGAGTCCCCTCGGACCCGGTGCGGTGGGCGAGGCGCTGGCGCGACTGACGCAACTGGTCGTGGGCATCGGCGCGCGCCCGGTCGTGATGGGCGCCGACGAGCACGACCACGTGATGGCGTACGTGAGCCACCTGCCGCAGGTCGTGAGCAGCACGCTCATGGCCGTCACCGGCAGGGCCGTCACCAGCGACGGCCTGCAGTTCGCCGGCCCGGGGCTGGTGGACACCACGCGACTGGCCGGCAGTGCGCCGGCGCTGTGGCTGGACATCCTGGCCACCAACGCCACGTACGTCGGCCAGGCGCTCGACGCCTTGCGCGCCGCGTTGCCGACCCCGGACATGCTCGCTGGCGACGCCTCGGCCATGCAGCCTGTGCTGCAGGACGGGCGGCGGTGGCGGACGACGTTCGAGAGCCAGCGGCCGGCCCGCCCGTCGTCGCGCCTGCTGCACCGTCCGGCGACCCGCACGTTCCTCGAGATGCGCGCGGCGAGCCAGGTCGTGCCGTTCGCGTTCCCGGACGTGGATGCCGTGGTGCGCCGCCTCGATGTCGTGCCGGGCTCGCTGTACCGATACCTGTACCGCGAGGTCGGACGTCCGTGGCACTGGATCGACCGGTGGGACTGGAGTGACGCGCGCGTTGCCGAGCATCTCGCGTCGGGCGGGATCGAGATCTGGCTGCTGACGGTGGCGGGCACGCCGGCGGGCTACTTCGAGTTGCACCGGACCGCGCACGAGGTCGAGATCTGCTACTTCGGCCTGCTCCCCGAGTTCATCGGCCAGCGTCTCGGCCCGGCCCTGTTGACGGTCGCGGCACGCGAGGCGTGGGCCAGCCAGCCGGAGCGCGTGTGGCTCCACACCTGTTCGCTCGACCACCCGGCCGCGGTCCGCAACTACCAGCGCGTCGGCTTCGTGCCGTATCGACAGGAGCAGTACGACGCGAAGATTCCGGTGGATCGCGAATTGTAG
- the aroF gene encoding 3-deoxy-7-phosphoheptulonate synthase — translation MVVVMEERASEDQIQRVVAQLVQMGFDVHRSTGSLRTVIGAVGGQGKHDPRLLEVLDGVQEVMRITEPYKLASRTFKNEDTVVTVGDLRIGGDEVIVMAGPCSAENEQQVMTTAAAVRRAGAKVLRGGAFKPRSSPYSFQGLGEEGLKLLRAGADEHGLKLVSEVMDVSQIEVMGKYVDIYQVGARNMQNFTLLRELGKVRRPVLLKRGISATIEEWLLSAEYVLAGGNMDVILCERGIRTFESYTRNTLDISAIPVVKKLSHLPIFVDPSHGTGRRDKVAPMARAAVAAGADGLLIEVHCDPDNALSDGAQSMFPGQFERLMAELRIIAPAIGRSICQEPVARRGWGQ, via the coding sequence ATGGTCGTGGTGATGGAGGAACGCGCGAGCGAGGACCAGATCCAGCGCGTTGTCGCGCAACTGGTCCAGATGGGGTTCGACGTGCATCGATCCACCGGGTCGCTGCGCACCGTGATCGGCGCGGTCGGCGGCCAGGGCAAGCACGATCCGCGGCTGCTCGAGGTGCTCGACGGCGTGCAGGAGGTGATGCGCATCACCGAGCCCTACAAGCTGGCCAGCCGCACGTTCAAGAACGAGGACACGGTGGTCACCGTCGGCGACCTGCGCATCGGCGGCGACGAGGTGATCGTGATGGCCGGGCCGTGCTCGGCGGAGAACGAACAACAGGTCATGACGACGGCGGCGGCGGTGCGGCGCGCCGGCGCCAAGGTGCTGCGTGGCGGCGCGTTCAAGCCGCGGAGTTCGCCATACAGCTTCCAGGGGCTCGGCGAGGAGGGGCTGAAGCTGCTTCGCGCCGGCGCCGACGAGCACGGGCTCAAGCTGGTGTCCGAGGTGATGGACGTCAGCCAGATCGAGGTGATGGGCAAGTACGTCGACATCTACCAGGTCGGCGCCCGCAACATGCAGAACTTCACGCTGCTGCGGGAACTCGGCAAGGTGCGACGACCGGTGCTCCTCAAGCGCGGGATCTCGGCGACGATCGAGGAGTGGCTGCTGTCGGCCGAATACGTGCTGGCCGGCGGCAACATGGACGTGATCCTCTGCGAGCGGGGCATCCGCACCTTCGAGAGCTACACGCGCAACACGCTGGACATCTCGGCGATCCCCGTCGTGAAGAAGCTCAGTCACCTGCCGATCTTCGTGGACCCGAGCCACGGCACGGGCCGGCGCGACAAGGTCGCGCCGATGGCGCGCGCCGCGGTCGCCGCGGGCGCCGACGGGTTGCTGATCGAGGTCCACTGCGACCCCGACAACGCGCTCAGCGACGGCGCGCAGTCGATGTTCCCCGGGCAGTTCGAGCGGCTGATGGCCGAACTGCGCATCATCGCCCCGGCGATCGGCCGCAGCATCTGCCAGGAGCCGGTGGCGCGTCGCGGTTGGGGCCAGTGA
- the pheA gene encoding chorismate mutase — MTDPDWRMRALRDRIDALDEQIVGLLNERAACALEIGEIKRRIGMAIYQPGREKDVLDHVRRVNPGPLDGDAVMRLFERIIDEARRLERVTAQAQDEGKRE; from the coding sequence ATGACCGACCCCGACTGGCGCATGCGCGCGCTGCGCGATCGGATCGACGCGCTCGACGAGCAGATCGTCGGGCTGTTGAACGAGCGTGCTGCGTGCGCGCTGGAGATCGGCGAGATCAAGCGGCGCATCGGCATGGCGATCTACCAGCCGGGCCGCGAGAAGGACGTGCTGGACCACGTGCGGCGCGTGAACCCGGGGCCCCTCGACGGCGACGCCGTGATGCGGCTCTTCGAGCGCATCATCGACGAGGCCAGGCGCCTCGAGCGCGTCACCGCGCAAGCGCAGGACGAAGGGAAGCGGGAGTGA
- the trpA gene encoding tryptophan synthase subunit alpha, with product MSTRIEQAFARMKTDRRTGLVAFVSGGDPTLERSGEVIRAIDEGGADVIEIGVPFSDPLADGPEIQRASERALRAGATLRGVLDLVGDLRKDVEAPLVLFSYANPVVRFGIEAFAARAAEVGVDGVLLLDLPLEEAGPTRDVLVAHGLAPIFLLSPTTTAERVRKADALGKGFLYAISRLGVTGVREQVADDARQLVERLRQDSTLPIALGFGLSRPEHIRDVGRYADAAVVGSALVAQVARHGQSPQLADEVRGFVRWLTGREARP from the coding sequence ATGAGCACGCGGATCGAACAGGCCTTCGCGCGGATGAAGACCGATCGACGCACCGGGCTTGTCGCCTTCGTCTCGGGCGGCGACCCCACGCTGGAGCGATCCGGCGAGGTCATCAGGGCGATCGACGAGGGCGGCGCGGACGTGATCGAGATCGGCGTGCCGTTCTCCGACCCGCTGGCCGACGGCCCCGAGATCCAGCGCGCGTCGGAGCGGGCGTTGCGGGCCGGCGCGACGCTGCGCGGGGTGCTCGACCTGGTCGGCGACCTGCGCAAGGACGTCGAGGCGCCGCTCGTGCTCTTCAGCTACGCCAATCCCGTCGTCCGCTTCGGCATCGAGGCCTTCGCCGCCCGTGCCGCCGAGGTCGGCGTCGACGGCGTGCTGCTGCTCGATCTGCCGCTCGAGGAGGCCGGCCCGACGCGAGACGTGCTCGTCGCTCACGGGCTCGCGCCCATCTTCCTGCTCTCGCCGACGACCACCGCCGAGCGCGTGCGCAAGGCCGATGCGCTCGGCAAGGGCTTCCTCTACGCCATCTCGCGGCTGGGCGTGACCGGCGTGCGCGAGCAGGTGGCCGACGACGCGCGGCAGTTGGTCGAGCGCCTGCGGCAGGACTCGACGCTGCCGATCGCGCTGGGCTTCGGCCTGTCGAGGCCCGAGCACATCCGCGACGTCGGCAGGTACGCCGACGCGGCCGTCGTCGGCAGCGCCCTGGTGGCGCAGGTCGCCAGGCACGGCCAGTCGCCGCAACTGGCCGACGAGGTCCGCGGGTTCGTGCGCTGGCTCACCGGACGGGAGGCACGGCCATGA
- the trpB gene encoding tryptophan synthase subunit beta, whose translation MMTTGQQQGGRPVFGRRDPDARGYFGEFGGRFVPETLVAPIQALEEAYLAVRRDEAFIAEFEHLLRQFVGRPTPLYEARRLTEACGGATILLKREDLAHTGAHKINNALGQALLARRMGKTRIVAETGAGQHGVATATVCALLGLQCVVYMGVDDMARQALNVFRMRMLGAEVRGVDSGARTLKDAINEAMRDWVATVRDTYYLLGSALGPHPYPLMVREFQSVIGEEARAQCLATYGRLPDAALACVGGGSNAMGLFDAFVADPSVRLIGVEAGGEGIVAGRHAARFAGGVPGVLQGTRTWVLQDEAGNISLTHSVSAGLDYAAVGPEHADLLQKKRAEYRYATDPEALAAFQRLGQLEGILPALESAHAIAAVEQVAHEVGPEGIVVVNLSGRGDKDVQSIQHLLGDQA comes from the coding sequence ATGATGACGACAGGGCAGCAACAAGGGGGACGACCGGTGTTCGGCCGTCGCGACCCCGATGCCCGCGGGTACTTCGGCGAGTTCGGCGGGCGGTTCGTGCCCGAGACGCTCGTGGCGCCGATTCAGGCGCTCGAGGAGGCGTACCTGGCGGTGCGTCGCGACGAGGCGTTCATCGCCGAGTTCGAGCACCTCCTGCGGCAGTTCGTGGGGCGGCCGACGCCACTGTACGAGGCACGGCGCCTGACGGAGGCCTGTGGCGGCGCGACGATCCTGCTCAAGCGGGAAGACCTCGCGCACACCGGTGCCCACAAGATCAACAACGCCCTCGGGCAGGCGCTGCTGGCGCGCCGCATGGGCAAGACGCGCATCGTGGCCGAGACCGGCGCGGGGCAGCACGGGGTGGCCACGGCGACCGTGTGCGCGCTGCTCGGGCTGCAATGCGTCGTGTACATGGGCGTCGACGACATGGCCCGCCAGGCGCTGAACGTGTTCCGGATGCGGATGCTCGGCGCCGAGGTCCGGGGCGTCGACTCCGGCGCGCGGACGCTGAAGGATGCGATCAACGAGGCGATGCGTGACTGGGTCGCCACCGTGCGCGACACGTACTACCTGCTCGGGTCGGCGCTCGGCCCGCACCCGTACCCGCTGATGGTGCGCGAGTTCCAGTCGGTGATCGGCGAGGAGGCGCGGGCGCAGTGCCTGGCGACCTACGGACGACTGCCCGATGCCGCCCTCGCCTGCGTCGGCGGCGGCAGCAACGCGATGGGCCTGTTCGACGCGTTCGTGGCCGATCCGTCGGTGCGCCTGATCGGCGTCGAGGCCGGCGGGGAAGGGATCGTGGCGGGACGCCATGCGGCGCGTTTCGCCGGCGGCGTGCCGGGCGTGCTGCAAGGCACGCGCACGTGGGTGCTGCAGGACGAGGCCGGCAACATCTCGCTGACCCATTCGGTGTCGGCAGGCCTCGACTACGCCGCGGTCGGCCCTGAGCACGCCGACCTGCTGCAGAAGAAGCGCGCCGAGTACCGCTACGCCACCGATCCGGAGGCGCTGGCCGCCTTCCAGCGGCTCGGCCAACTCGAGGGCATCCTGCCGGCGCTGGAGTCGGCGCACGCGATTGCCGCCGTCGAGCAGGTGGCGCACGAGGTCGGCCCCGAGGGGATCGTCGTGGTCAACCTTTCCGGACGCGGCGACAAGGACGTGCAGAGCATCCAGCACCTGCTCGGAGATCAGGCATGA
- a CDS encoding phosphoribosylanthranilate isomerase, translated as MTRIKICGITSVDDALLALDAGADAIGLIFWPGSRRAVDVERARAITRVVPPLVATVGVFVDETPDQVRSIADAVGLSAVQLHGQETPLDWARFPRPVLKAMPVEAYADSPWQQARAAILVDAHDPVTIGGTGRTVDWEAARAIAATRRLVLAGGLTPDNVGDAVRMVRPWGVDVASGVEQAPGVKDPGKVRAFVQAVREAR; from the coding sequence GTGACCCGCATCAAGATCTGCGGGATCACGTCGGTCGACGACGCGCTCCTGGCGCTGGACGCGGGCGCCGACGCGATCGGGCTGATCTTCTGGCCGGGCAGCAGGCGCGCCGTCGACGTCGAGCGGGCCCGGGCGATCACCCGGGTGGTGCCGCCGCTGGTGGCGACGGTCGGCGTGTTCGTCGACGAGACGCCCGATCAGGTGCGCAGCATCGCCGACGCGGTGGGCCTGTCGGCGGTGCAACTGCACGGGCAGGAGACCCCATTGGACTGGGCGAGGTTCCCGCGGCCGGTCCTCAAGGCGATGCCCGTCGAGGCCTACGCCGACAGCCCGTGGCAGCAGGCACGTGCCGCCATCCTCGTGGACGCGCACGACCCGGTCACGATCGGCGGCACGGGACGCACGGTGGACTGGGAGGCGGCCAGGGCGATCGCGGCGACGCGCCGCCTGGTGCTGGCGGGCGGCCTGACGCCCGACAACGTCGGTGATGCGGTGCGGATGGTGCGCCCGTGGGGCGTGGATGTGGCGTCGGGCGTGGAGCAGGCGCCGGGCGTGAAGGATCCGGGCAAGGTGAGGGCATTCGTGCAGGCCGTGCGCGAGGCAAGGTGA
- the trpC gene encoding indole-3-glycerol phosphate synthase TrpC: MTMPATPSVLDTIVAAARRRVEVARERRSLADLERVLIDRAATPRPASDPSGGPSGTNGAFTRALQAPGIRVIAECKRRSPSRGVLRHDYDPVAIAGSYGRAGAAAISVLTEPGFFDGQLDHLEAVHAAHPALPLLRKDFVVDEYQIAEASVAGASAVLLIVAALEQAALQRLLGYAAQVGLDVLTEVHDEDEARRAIDAGAAVVGVNNRNLKTLAVSLDTSYRVAPLIASATVRVAESGLRSGADLAALSDAGYGAFLIGERFMTEADPGAGLARVLAEATAALEASR; the protein is encoded by the coding sequence ATGACGATGCCCGCCACCCCGTCCGTGCTCGACACCATCGTCGCCGCCGCGCGTCGTCGCGTGGAGGTGGCGCGGGAGCGCCGGAGCCTCGCCGACCTGGAACGCGTGCTCATCGATCGCGCCGCGACCCCGCGTCCGGCAAGTGACCCGTCAGGGGGCCCGTCCGGGACGAACGGCGCGTTCACGCGCGCGCTGCAGGCGCCGGGCATCCGCGTGATCGCCGAATGCAAGCGGCGGTCGCCGTCCAGGGGGGTGCTGCGCCACGACTACGACCCCGTGGCGATTGCCGGCAGCTACGGGCGCGCGGGCGCGGCGGCCATCTCCGTGCTCACCGAACCGGGCTTCTTCGACGGCCAGCTCGATCACCTCGAGGCGGTTCACGCTGCCCACCCCGCGCTGCCGCTGCTGCGCAAGGACTTCGTCGTCGACGAGTACCAGATCGCCGAGGCCTCCGTGGCTGGCGCGTCGGCGGTGCTGCTGATCGTCGCGGCGCTCGAGCAGGCGGCGTTGCAGCGGCTGCTCGGCTACGCGGCGCAAGTCGGCCTCGACGTGCTCACCGAAGTGCACGACGAGGACGAGGCGCGCCGCGCCATCGACGCCGGCGCGGCGGTCGTCGGGGTGAACAACCGCAACCTGAAGACGCTGGCGGTGTCGCTGGACACGTCATACCGGGTGGCGCCCCTCATCGCGTCGGCCACCGTGCGCGTCGCGGAGAGCGGCCTGCGTTCCGGGGCGGACCTGGCGGCCTTGAGCGACGCGGGCTACGGGGCGTTCCTCATCGGCGAGCGCTTCATGACCGAGGCCGACCCCGGCGCCGGCCTGGCGCGGGTCCTCGCGGAGGCGACCGCCGCGCTGGAGGCCTCGCGGTGA
- the trpD gene encoding anthranilate phosphoribosyltransferase, with product MFAPLLEKLQRHVPLTTDEAAAAMAAIMRGEATAAQVAGFLMALRSKGERPEELVGLARAMRAAAVPLPQAFADVFDTCGTGGDNAGTVNVSSMAAVVLAASGVRVAKHGNRSVSSRSGSADVFEALGVNVAATPAVVARCLDEVGIAFLFAPTFHPSMKHAAPVRRELGVRTAFNLLGPLTNPAGTTRQLVGVPRPELTELVARALGLLGSTHVWVVHAADGLDELSTTGYTKVSECRGGLLRTFFVHPGAFGLAKATLADLKGGDAAYNADVARRVLAGEPGPVRDIVLLNAGAGLFIAGRVPAVAEGVAAAAAAIDDGRAAATLRRLVEVSQASVEATA from the coding sequence ATGTTCGCGCCCCTGCTCGAGAAACTGCAGCGGCACGTGCCGCTCACCACCGACGAGGCCGCCGCCGCGATGGCCGCCATCATGCGCGGCGAGGCCACGGCGGCGCAGGTCGCCGGTTTCCTGATGGCGCTGCGATCCAAGGGCGAGCGTCCCGAGGAACTGGTCGGGCTCGCACGGGCGATGCGCGCCGCGGCCGTTCCCCTGCCGCAGGCCTTCGCCGACGTGTTCGACACCTGCGGGACCGGCGGCGACAACGCGGGCACGGTGAACGTCTCGTCGATGGCGGCCGTCGTGCTCGCCGCATCCGGCGTGCGCGTTGCCAAGCACGGCAACCGCTCGGTGTCGAGTCGCAGCGGCAGCGCCGACGTCTTCGAGGCGCTCGGCGTCAACGTCGCCGCCACGCCGGCCGTGGTGGCGCGCTGCCTCGACGAAGTGGGCATCGCGTTCCTGTTCGCGCCGACCTTCCACCCGTCCATGAAGCACGCCGCGCCGGTGCGGCGCGAACTGGGCGTGCGCACCGCCTTCAACCTGCTCGGGCCGCTCACCAACCCTGCGGGCACCACCCGGCAGCTCGTCGGTGTGCCCCGGCCCGAGCTCACCGAACTGGTCGCGCGGGCGCTCGGCCTGCTCGGCTCGACGCACGTGTGGGTGGTGCACGCGGCCGACGGCCTCGACGAGCTGTCGACGACCGGCTACACGAAGGTGTCGGAGTGCCGCGGCGGGCTGCTGCGCACGTTCTTCGTGCACCCCGGCGCGTTCGGGCTGGCCAAGGCCACGCTCGCCGACCTGAAGGGCGGCGACGCGGCCTACAACGCCGACGTCGCGCGTCGCGTGCTCGCCGGCGAACCCGGACCGGTCCGCGACATCGTCCTCCTCAATGCCGGCGCCGGCCTGTTCATCGCCGGCCGCGTGCCCGCCGTGGCCGAAGGCGTCGCCGCCGCCGCGGCCGCGATCGACGACGGCCGGGCGGCCGCCACGTTGCGGCGGCTTGTCGAGGTCTCGCAGGCCTCCGTCGAGGCCACGGCATGA
- a CDS encoding aminodeoxychorismate/anthranilate synthase component II — translation MVLLIDNYDSFTYNLAQYFGELGAEVAVHRNDRITLDEIRALEPSHIVISPGPGRPEHAGVSVDVLRTFGPHVPILGVCLGHQAMGYAFGGQVVNAPVLMHGKTSDVEHDGKGVFRDIPQGFTAARYHSLVVSPVGLPESLEVTARTMGDGIVMGLRHREYPMHGVQFHPESVLTGPGHHLLRNFLEL, via the coding sequence ATGGTCCTGCTGATCGACAACTACGACTCGTTCACCTACAACCTCGCGCAGTACTTCGGGGAACTGGGCGCCGAGGTGGCCGTGCACCGCAACGACCGGATCACGCTGGACGAGATTCGCGCGCTCGAGCCCTCGCACATCGTCATCTCGCCGGGGCCGGGCCGTCCTGAGCACGCCGGCGTGTCGGTCGACGTGCTGCGTACCTTCGGCCCCCACGTGCCGATTCTCGGCGTGTGCCTCGGGCATCAGGCGATGGGCTACGCTTTCGGCGGCCAGGTGGTGAACGCCCCGGTGCTGATGCACGGCAAGACGTCCGACGTCGAGCACGACGGCAAGGGCGTGTTCCGCGACATCCCGCAGGGGTTCACCGCGGCGCGCTACCACAGCCTCGTGGTCTCACCGGTCGGCCTGCCCGAGTCCCTCGAGGTGACCGCGCGGACGATGGGCGACGGCATCGTGATGGGCCTGCGCCATCGCGAGTACCCGATGCACGGCGTGCAGTTCCACCCGGAGTCGGTGCTCACCGGTCCGGGACACCACCTCCTGCGCAACTTCCTGGAGCTGTGA
- the trpE gene encoding anthranilate synthase component I, producing MSAMTQTTFEEFVDLAGRGTFVPVCRELLADLLTPVSAFLRVAEHSDYAFLFESVEGGEQVARYSFLGKDPFLVLRARDGKAVMEQGGQVSALDETFVSALRRIMAEYRSPFVPGLPRFTGGAVGFFGYDAAPWFEPKLQETWQAYRAAQDPRDEAAFMLFDTVLAFDHVKHRILLIANARIAPSDDLASLYQFANARLDFLQRELEQAHAQPIAGGEAAPAPPVVTPLTRREDFEQAVRTAQAYIKKGDIYQVVLSQRFDVQLDADPFTVYRALRHVNPSPYMYFMRVGDLSIVGSSPEMLVRVEAGQAETHPIAGTRPRGRTHEEDLRLGEELKRDEKERAEHVMLVDLGRNDLGRVCQYGSVRVPQFMTLERYSHVMHLVSRVVGTLADDADRLDALVSCFPAGTVSGAPKIRAMEIIAELEGRPRGVYAGAVGYLDFAGNLDCCIAIRTVWMRDGLAFVQAGAGIVADSHPAAEYEETLNKARAVLGALELAQSLGRHAG from the coding sequence ATGTCCGCGATGACCCAGACCACGTTCGAGGAATTCGTCGATCTCGCCGGCCGCGGCACCTTCGTGCCGGTGTGCCGCGAGCTGCTGGCCGACCTGCTCACGCCCGTTTCGGCGTTCCTGCGCGTTGCGGAACACTCCGATTACGCGTTCCTGTTCGAGAGCGTCGAGGGCGGCGAGCAGGTGGCGCGCTACTCGTTCCTCGGCAAGGACCCGTTCCTGGTCCTGCGGGCCCGCGACGGCAAGGCCGTGATGGAGCAGGGGGGGCAGGTGTCGGCCCTCGACGAGACGTTCGTCTCGGCGCTGCGGCGCATCATGGCGGAGTACCGGTCGCCCTTCGTGCCGGGCCTGCCGCGCTTCACCGGCGGCGCCGTCGGGTTCTTCGGCTACGACGCAGCGCCGTGGTTCGAGCCCAAGCTGCAGGAGACGTGGCAGGCCTACCGGGCCGCGCAGGATCCGCGCGACGAGGCGGCCTTCATGCTCTTCGACACGGTGCTCGCGTTCGACCACGTGAAGCACCGCATCCTGCTCATCGCCAATGCGCGCATCGCGCCCAGCGACGACCTGGCCTCGCTGTACCAGTTCGCCAACGCCCGGCTCGACTTCCTGCAACGCGAGCTCGAGCAGGCCCACGCGCAGCCGATCGCCGGGGGCGAGGCGGCGCCGGCGCCGCCGGTGGTCACGCCGCTGACCAGGCGCGAGGACTTCGAGCAGGCCGTCCGCACCGCGCAGGCCTACATCAAGAAGGGCGACATCTACCAGGTGGTGCTGTCGCAACGGTTCGACGTGCAGCTCGACGCCGACCCCTTCACGGTGTACCGCGCGCTGCGCCACGTGAACCCCTCGCCGTACATGTACTTCATGCGCGTCGGCGACCTCTCCATCGTCGGTTCGTCGCCCGAGATGCTGGTGCGCGTCGAGGCCGGGCAGGCCGAGACGCACCCGATCGCCGGAACGCGTCCGCGCGGCCGCACCCACGAGGAGGACCTGCGCCTCGGTGAGGAGCTGAAGCGCGACGAGAAGGAACGTGCCGAGCACGTGATGCTGGTCGACCTCGGGCGCAACGACCTCGGGCGCGTCTGCCAGTACGGCTCGGTGCGGGTGCCGCAGTTCATGACGCTCGAGCGCTACTCGCACGTCATGCACCTGGTGTCGCGCGTGGTCGGCACGCTGGCCGACGACGCCGACCGGCTCGACGCGCTGGTGTCGTGCTTCCCGGCCGGCACCGTGTCGGGCGCCCCGAAGATCCGGGCGATGGAGATCATCGCGGAACTCGAGGGGCGGCCGCGCGGCGTGTACGCGGGCGCGGTCGGCTACCTCGACTTCGCCGGCAACCTCGATTGCTGCATCGCCATCCGGACCGTCTGGATGCGCGATGGCCTCGCCTTCGTGCAGGCCGGCGCCGGCATCGTGGCCGACAGCCACCCGGCCGCCGAGTACGAAGAAACCCTGAACAAGGCGCGTGCCGTGCTCGGTGCGCTCGAACTCGCCCAGTCGCTCGGGCGCCACGCCGGGTAG